Below is a genomic region from Triticum dicoccoides isolate Atlit2015 ecotype Zavitan chromosome 5A, WEW_v2.0, whole genome shotgun sequence.
ATACTacttgacatggagaaaagccacatctacaaattaaaaaaaatattGGAAGAATTGTTGAGTGCATAGGCAATAAGCAACAACTGAACGCCTAGAGACAAGATAGGCACTAGGCAGAGAttaaaaaaaatggaatttagACCTAGCGCTTTATTTAAGCTTTGGCTGGAAGCCATCACAGCATTTCTTAATTGAAAGATTTTTTTTGTCTTCAATTCACTTATAAACCAAACAAATTCATAATTCTCCTACTACTAGAGGATGCACTATGCACTAATGCTCTAGGTAACTACGTAGTCCAGAACAAAAAGGAAAACTGAATAATAGGGCAGCAGAGTCAAATAATGTTCATAATATAAATGTTAAGTCTAGTTGTTACACACCTCATCTTCCTAAGGACACTTGACATCTCCTCTCTCTTCTTCTTTGCTCTCTTGTGAGTACCAAGCTTTCTCTTGGCAACCTTGAGTGCACGCTTGTCCTTTCCAACCTTAAGAAGCTCAGTGATACGCTTCTCATAGGGAGCAAATCCAGCAACCTCCCTGATCAAGTTCCTGACAAAATGCACCCTCTTTGTACCTTTCTGCAAAATATGCGAACATAACAATGTAAGGATAACTGCAAACTGATAGACATGCTATAATAATTCAGCTGAGCATATAGGAGCATGTAAGTGCAGAGTTAACTTTGTTTCAGTTTCACACAAATTACAATTCCTTAAAAAAAAGCCAACTAGAATAGCCGAATAACAATTTGGCCCCAAACTCAGCAAGGTTCTATTTTACTTTTAACACGACTTGACAACAGTTGTAAATAATATCAAGGAAGGAAGGTGATCTGAATCTGCATTGGCTATTACTTAAATGCAGAAATAATACAGGCCCGTGTAGGTAATCAAGCCCAATACAGAATCCAGATTTACACATGAAAACAAGAGGCTATCAATGCTGCCAAGTTACACAAGGCCATGGTTATGCATCGAACAATATGAGAATTAAGACTAATACTAGATGGCATTGAAAACTGCATTAACAACTATTTACAGATGAATATTGCAATATCCCTCAAAAAGGTGTGTAGCACGGTCAGTGATACTTTAGAAATGAAAATACAAGGTACTTGATTGAGCGGCCACATTTCACCAACAACTATAGACCTCCAGGACTAGCAACTTAGGACTTCTTAAATATCAAAAATGCCAAAGGTGTGTTGATGCATCATTACATCACTGCAGACACAAGGCTGCTCTCAATCTTGTAGAATTTTTATCAGTTCTCAATTCGGCGAGCTTCCATGCAAtacaaggtacacctcacagatatTTACCCCGACTACTTTTACCCTTTAGTAGCATCAACCATACTATGCTACAGTGTTCTTAACATCAAGCTCACCACCCTTTTCTTGATCATAACTACAATAGACACGAAAATAATACTAAACCTAGTAGACTAAAACAACGGAACTACCGAGCAAACACAGATCTAGAGAACAGTCCGAGGCCAGTACAATCTAAATGGGCAGATCAAGCGGGCACTGAGAACAAATCAGAAGACGCATATGGGCAGGAGAAGGAGGATATCGGAGGTTAGAGACGGCTTATTACCCCCTTGCGGTCGGACGGGCGAGGCGGCAGCTCGCGCTTGGTGACGACGTGGCCCTTGTTGATGCCCACGAAGAGCCCTGACTTGGGctgcgacggcgccatggccggactcCCACTCGCTCCTGCTAACCTGCAACGGACGCACGCAAGGTTACGAGTGATCTGACACAAGAttcatggtgcggcggcggcgctgctTGCAGGCTTACGTTGAGAATGGATGCAAGTGAAACCCTAATCCGCCGCCAGCGCCCGGGAAGAAACCCTAAGCTGCGTGAGGCAGGATCTTATATATGGCCAGGGCGTGAAATCTCTCCACGCTAGACTGATGGGCCTGTCTTCGTGGGCTTACTCGGCTTGTTTTGCTCACCTTATGGATAGGCCCACTTTTGTGCGTGTGTAAGTTGTTAGCGCAAAATGCAGTATTTGATGCCAAAAAAAAAATTTACAGTGTTTGATTTGCTAAAAAAAATGCAGTATTTGATCATTTGAACAACATATAAATGCGGTGTTTCTGCTATGTTAGCTAGGAGCCAAAACATTATCTTTACTTTTAGAGAAAGGAAGAAAATACATTATTTACCGCAAAAAGATACAATACACACACCACGGTGAAAACAAAATGTCACACGAACCGATAACAAAATTGTCAGCCTTTTTTCATATGAGTGCGCCTAAAACTCAGCCTACTCAGTCAAGTGATGTCATCCCATGAGTTAATACTATGTAAACATTTTTGTATTGGTTGATTTTTTCACTCACTTGCAACTGAGAAAACCTCAGTGGCTTCCTGCTTACAACTCCTATGGCAATGCAAATCTGATTGTTCTAGAATTGATAAAGATCTATCTGGATTCTTTGTCGGTTGAGAATTAACAAAATCGTTTTCATATTCATAGTGTTCCCAGGCTTTTTTTGTGTGGGCGAAGAACACCGTATGTAAAGACCATCGACCAGGACACATATGTTGTCGCGACACTCGATGGCACGTAAAAGAAGGTCGAGACCCTAGAGTGCAACAAACGTTGATACCACCAATATGTAAGAATATGAGTCTCCTCCAACATACCTCAAGTACCTCGCTGATTTTCAGGCGACACTAGAGAGGGCACCACAAGTACGGGTAGCCAGGGATGACTCAAAAGGACGGTTAATATGTGAGATGATGTCTCTTTGCCATGGTGATGCATCCGACTACTAGTGTCTTGGACTATGTGAGCCACGATGGTATAACAGAGAGCTAGACCACCATTTTCCGTCACACTAGTGCTGATCGTTGTGCATCCATATGAGGTGAAACAAGTGACTTCTGGTTCTTGACAATCTAAACTAAACATACGTCCGAAGAGAAAATGGCTTGGGCGACCCGGTCATTTTCTTTGTGAATGTGTGCTCGATTGAATCTGCTCCCCACATTTCAATTACTGTACGCTCCACTCTGCGGTCCACTCTTCGTCTCAGATACAGACCGCGTTCCGGTTGTCCGGCTAGCAATAGAAAAAGCCAAAGNNNNNNNNNNNNNNNNNNNNNNNNNNNNNNNNNNNNNNNNNNNNNNNNNNNNNNNNNNNNNNNNNNNNNNNNNNNNNNNNNNNNNNNNNNNNNNNNNNNNNNNNNNNNNNNNNNNNNNNNNNNNNNNNNNNNNNNNNNNNNNNNNNNNNNNNNNNNNNNNNNNNNNNNNNNNNNNNNNNTTTGCATAAAACATGTGCTGCTAAAACTAAATTTTTGATACATCTACACCGGCGTACCAGGATCTAAGGCTAACTATGTCTTTTGCATGATCATTTCCTTTGGGGAAACCCGCCGAGACCCTCGAAGCCACCATATGCTACAACAAACAGCGAAGACCCTCCCCCGACTCTTCGAGGCACCCAGAGGCTCagaggctacacctagtgggtgcgttgGCGCGCCTCCACTAGAAGAAAGGTGCGCCAGCTGAGGCCCGCAGACAGTTGTCATCTGCAACCTCAGAGATACGACAACAAAGACCCTCCGTCCAACTCTTCAAGTCacccg
It encodes:
- the LOC119298970 gene encoding 60S ribosomal protein L36-3-like, yielding MAPSQPKSGLFVGINKGHVVTKRELPPRPSDRKGKGTKRVHFVRNLIREVAGFAPYEKRITELLKVGKDKRALKVAKRKLGTHKRAKKKREEMSSVLRKMRSAGGGAGDKKK